DNA sequence from the Lysinibacillus sp. OF-1 genome:
ATCACGTGATCAATCGTTTGAAATGGAAAATTGGTACTGCAGAGTTACCATCAGCAGAAATCGATTATCAAGGAGCTATTGCTTATCGCGTAGGCCCACAAAATAGAGGTGTTGCTCTTGCTGTTAGTATTGTTTTAACCCGCTCAAGGTTGGATATTGGATTTGCTAGTGGTGCTTTTTTAATGAGAGCAGCACAAGAAGCTAAGCTATACGCAAGCTTTAGATCAGTATTTGATCGGCGCATTGATGAATTTCCAATGGCTGCAGCACAGCTTGAGGATTTAGAATATGCCGCTAAACGTATTGTAGGCTCAGCCTTTCATATTTACCAAGCGTTTCTTCAAACACAACAAGAACCTAATACTCTTGAAGCGTTCGTTGTGCGTGAATTAATTTTATTGCAAAAAATTTATGCTTCTAAAGAAGCTGTAGATAAGCTAAGGTTGGCTATTTCTATTTTTGGTGGACATGGGGCGATTGAAGATTTTTCAGTCATTCCAAGATTGTTTAGAGATAGTCTAGTGAATGAATTATGGGAGGGGCCAAGAAATGTTTTATTATCTCAGATATATAGAGATCTTGTGAAGATGAGACCGCAAATTTCTATTTATGATTTAATTGCTAGTATTCTTGTAGATAGCTCGGCGAAGGAAGTAAAGCGGTTTGCAGAGCAAATCGAACAATTAATGCAAGTGAATTTAACCGCGTTACCAAACTTTGAAAATCGACAAGCAGCAAGGAAATGGGAACAAATCTGGGAAGAGATTTTTACCTTATTCCAGGAGCAAACGATAAAGGATATAAAGGATTTACCAATTGCACTAGATTAATATGTGGACAAAAATTGTTTAGGGGTGACAATTATGAACATTAATATTGGTAAGTTATTACAGGATCGTGCAGTTTTAATGGGGGAGAAGGAGGCTTTTATTCACAAAGACAAGCGGTGGACCTTTCAACAAATGAATGTGAGGGCCAATGGCTTTGCTCATTTTTTAAAGAAGCAAGGTTTTGCTAAAGGGGATCGTCTAGCGATTTTATCCAAAAACAATGAGGATTTCATTGCAGTGTTAATGGGGGCAGCGAAAATGGGTGTCATCACCGTTGTTTTAAATTGGCGTCTACAAGTGCCGGAGCTTCAATATATTGTGGAGAATAGTAAAGTAAAACTCATTGTTTATGATGTTGATTTTGCGTCAATGATGCAAGCATTACAAGTACAAGGTGTCAATACTGACATTCTATCACATGCAACTGTCCCTTCCTTGCAAGCTATTTTTGAAGAGAACAGTCAAGAACCTGTTTATGATGCAAGTAATGATGACGTAGCGCTTATTATGTATACATCGGGTACAACAGGTAAGCCAAAGGGAGCGATGATTTCCCATAATAATTTATTGGCTGCTGGGATGGGGTTATCGCAAACCATCGACTGGTGGGAGGATGATCGTTTTTTAATGGTTGCACCATTTTTTCACATAGGTGGCATCGCTCCGCTCATCACAAATATTCTGTGTGGTTGTACAATGGTACTCATGGAAGCGTTTGAGCCTATGGCGGCTTGGAAAATTGTCGAACAAGAAAAGATTACGACCATGATGACAGTACCAACAATGTTAGCATACTTATTAAAAACGTATGAGGCTGCTAACGCTGACTCATCTTCTATTCGTAACATTACCTGTGGTGCTTCATCTGTGCCTGTGCCACTTATTTTAGGATTTCGTCAACTAGGTATTCCGATTCAGCAGGTATATGGTATTACGGAATACACAGGGGCAGTGACAATGTGGAAGGAGCAGATGAATAAAGATAAGTATGATTCTATGGGCAAATCGATGATGCATGGTGAAATAGCCGTAGTTGATGTGAAATCAGGCGAAGTGTTACCTGCAGGTGAGGTAGGAGAAA
Encoded proteins:
- the menE gene encoding o-succinylbenzoate--CoA ligase; the encoded protein is MNINIGKLLQDRAVLMGEKEAFIHKDKRWTFQQMNVRANGFAHFLKKQGFAKGDRLAILSKNNEDFIAVLMGAAKMGVITVVLNWRLQVPELQYIVENSKVKLIVYDVDFASMMQALQVQGVNTDILSHATVPSLQAIFEENSQEPVYDASNDDVALIMYTSGTTGKPKGAMISHNNLLAAGMGLSQTIDWWEDDRFLMVAPFFHIGGIAPLITNILCGCTMVLMEAFEPMAAWKIVEQEKITTMMTVPTMLAYLLKTYEAANADSSSIRNITCGASSVPVPLILGFRQLGIPIQQVYGITEYTGAVTMWKEQMNKDKYDSMGKSMMHGEIAVVDVKSGEVLPAGEVGEIRLRGSQVFVGYFENREATKQVLKNGWYHTGDVGYIDRDGYLYVVDRIKDMIISGGENIYSAELELALANHPAVADVAVIGMPDEKWGEIPKAYIVVKPNISITEADIMAFCKENLASYKAVKEVEFVEQLPRNAVGKLLKHQLKQVVKQP
- a CDS encoding acyl-CoA dehydrogenase family protein, which gives rise to MHVGEKTYSFREFIDKRDAMNDLDNPFLLQVLQQFCHETWDEMLPRLEPFVKKLSSDWRAIAAESARPENQPKIRHYNAYNERIDRIIRSNQMQQMEKDIFGQGLFSKEQLKNEGIIKRFFLHGNGEAGITCPLACTDGLVALIDHFKEEVPDEVKRIYEHVTEGYEGHFGIGAQYMSEIQGGSNIPANVLMAKPEGDHYRLFGNKFFCSAVHADYAVVTARIEHTDDIAVFIVPTWLQGDKEKEKRNHHVINRLKWKIGTAELPSAEIDYQGAIAYRVGPQNRGVALAVSIVLTRSRLDIGFASGAFLMRAAQEAKLYASFRSVFDRRIDEFPMAAAQLEDLEYAAKRIVGSAFHIYQAFLQTQQEPNTLEAFVVRELILLQKIYASKEAVDKLRLAISIFGGHGAIEDFSVIPRLFRDSLVNELWEGPRNVLLSQIYRDLVKMRPQISIYDLIASILVDSSAKEVKRFAEQIEQLMQVNLTALPNFENRQAARKWEQIWEEIFTLFQEQTIKDIKDLPIALD